The Notamacropus eugenii isolate mMacEug1 chromosome 4, mMacEug1.pri_v2, whole genome shotgun sequence DNA window CCGACTTTGGTAGAATTAGCTGTTCTAAGCAATGCAAGGATATAAGACAGCTCCAAAAACTCACAATAgtaaatgccatccacatacagACAAAGAACTACGGAGCCTGAATGCAGGTGGGAGCAGACTGTTTgcccttttttttgtttgtttctgctttCTTGTGGTttacttctttacaacatgactaatgtgaaaatatgtttaatatgaatgtatatgtacagcttatatcagatttcatgccgtcttggggaggggtaaggggaggaaggggaagaaaattggaactcaaaatcttctagaagtaaatgttgaaaactataaattaataattaattttttaaaaaagtctgtcagaaactgggcataggccaatatctcacaccatttaccaaggtaaggtcaaaatgcgTATGTGACCTAGAAggagaaatacaagaaaagtagaagaacatggaacatattgcCTAGCAGATTCCTAGACAGAACAGTTTATGAATTGAGAGCACTGTGAGATGTAGAATGGATAGTTCTGAGTACATTACACTAAAAAAGGTcttgtacaaataaaatgaatgtggccaaaattagaaagaaaacagaaaactgggagaaaagtTTTATAGTTTAGGATAAAGGTCTCAtacctcaaatatataaagaattttgtcaaatttataagattacgAGTCATTTCCCAAGTGACAAAGTATCTGAACTGGCAGTTTTTCGATGAAGacatcaaaactatatatagttaTTTAAAATACTCTGAATCATTATTAATCAGAGAAATGTAGATTAAAACCTGGAGATCCCATCatacacctatcagaatggctagaatgatggaaggggaaagtgacaaatgttggagggaatgtggaaaaattgggataccaGTTCATTGTTGGTAgtactgtgaactgatccaaccatttttgaGAGCAGCTGGAATTATGtcccaaaagttattaaactgtgtaTGTGCCCTTTGGTTCAGCACTAACATTATTAggtgtttcccaaggtgattagagaaaaagggaaagaacttcCATGTTCTAAAAGGTTTGCAGCagctgagaggatgcccatccattgggcaaacaagttgtgatgtatgaTTGTGAggaaatgttattgtgctataagaaaggagtctagaaaaacgtggaaagatttgcatgaaataatgaataggGAAGTGAAGAAAATATTGTACGGAGTAAAAGTAATATTGTTCCACGAACAGCTTTGAAGAACTAAGCCACTTTGAGTATTATTCTCAAATGAACTACAAAGGACCTTTCAAGGAAGATGCTATTCACAacttgtgttcgtccttcgttgccaaagaagaccgcaCCATCAGAgcaatgatgacgtgacttgcacttgactttgttttgagtgagggagggctgtgcatgtcaccagcctcacctctcctccagagccatctgaatccagtgaccagatattcatcaggatgactggagatgacccaggatgcactgggagaccttgggccctttaggccaaggtctttgcaccCTATTCacaactagaaaaagaactgatgaacagaaGCATGCATAGTAtggttatacacacatatatatatatatatgtgtgtgtgtgtgtgtgtgtgtgtgtgtgtgtgtatacacacacaaatatttgtgTCTATTGGTAGCCTTCtccaaggtggggagggagggagagagaaaagaacagcTGAGAACAAAATTTAGAGGTAGAGAAAAGCaaggtagctttgaaaatgaaaatgtgtggtatttattacaatttttaaaaagtaaacagtgtgaaatggaaattcatggttttatatggAATCCTCTTTTTCTATCGTGCTGTGTACGTGGaaatggttttttcttttttgtatttatgttcaaaatgtataaaaaatgtacaaaaccttaaagcactctataactACTAGCTGTTATTATGGATGTTTGATTTGCAGGGCGCAGTAGTAGAGGCAGAGCAGAAGAGACAGAGGTTGGACATCCCAAAGTAGCTCAGTGGGTTAGCCCTCTCCCCGATCATCAGTGTCTGTTACAGTGATTGTTGCTGTAGTCAAGATCGCTCTCAGACATCTGTAAGGAATCTTTATTGTCTTCTGTTGGCCAGTGGAAGCCTATATTTGTACGTGTGTGTATTAAGGAAGTTGTGATACAAATGCAAGGAATGACAGTGCCTAGATCTGGAATACTTTGGTATAAACTTGCAAGGTAACTTTGATTTTGATTCCTTGTCAGTTTCCATTGACCTTAACGGATGATGATGAGATGATTGATTGAGAGCCTCCATTCACTGAAAGTTGGGGATGGCTGTTAAGATGAGGGAACATTCTGAGGCCTTCCATTTTCTAGGAGAGCACTGAGGCTGGCTATCTCTTCACTTTTCACCTGGCTCCAGTCTTCTCCATCACATCCCAGGTCACTTTACATCATGTCAGTAGCCTCTGCCCTTGCAGCCCCTTGCTCTGACTAAGTGTTCCTCCCAGAATCTTCACTGAAGGAGGGCCACTCAGGCCGGCTCTGTCTTCATTTCCCACTAGCTGCACTCTTCAGACTTTCATCATATTCCCTCTACCTGCCACTGGGTggcttccctctccccctccccctttccagaTTCTTTTGGTGTCTTCCCTCAGTAGAACATCAATCCACTGAAGGCAgtctgccttttgcctttctttgtatctcctctatagtgcctggcacacaacagTCACTTAATAGACAGTTATTAACTAGCACACACCCTGGATGGTGTTCCATCCCTTGTCCTCCAACAGAGCTCCCCTCTTGTCATCTCCTCACTCACTTTGTCTCTCCCTGTCCACTGGCTCTTTCCCTACCGCCTGTAATCATATAATCCGATGTCTCCTCAGTCCCCCAAAATCCTTATGTTATCCTTCAAGCATCTCCATTACTGATCTGTATCTCTCTGTGGCCAACAGCTGTGGATCCCTATCTGTTGTTGATAAACTCAAGGTCAGTAATTTGTaccttcacttcctttcctctcactctcttcttaaccccttacaatctggttTTCAGTCTCATCATTCCACCGAAACTGATCTCCAAAGTCACCAACGATCTCCACCCAGTAAGGTCTACTGGCTCCTGGATCACATACAAAACCCTTCCTCTCGCCAGTCTTCATGTACATCACTCCCCATCCTGCAGTAGCTACACTGGCCTTGACCTTAGCATTCCCTCCCTGGATGTGTCATTTCACCCACACCTTGAATGTTCTCTCCTCACTCTTAGCGTCCTTGAATTCTCGGCTCCAATCTCCCTTTCATGGCACTGTATAGATCTTTCACGTACCTCGTTATTTGCATGTGTTCTCCCCCATCAtgggaactccttgaaagcagggtcCATCATGTTTCGGCCTCTCTGCATCTCCAGAGCTTACACTGCTTGGCACATTGTGCCAGCCAACTTGACTCACTCTATGATCCAGCACCTGCCCTTCTTGTTCCTTGAACAATTTCTCTCCACTCTGACTTTGCACTGTTGCCCATttttggaatgccctccctcctcgcTTCTGCTTCCTGAGCTACCTTCAGCAGAAAGCTTCTACTCCTCCTTAATGCCCGTGCTGTCCAATTTATTCTCTATATGCTTCAAAGATCTTAGGCTTTCCACAgacctgcactaagacttttgggaccccCGGTACCTCCTCCATACAGTCTTTTGCcgttctttgcatccccagcccttagcacaatgcctggcatctGCTTAGACATGCTATCAGACAGCTGAAGTCTCGGGTTGTGGGGAGACTGTGGACTTTCTACTTAACGGCATTGGCCCTCCTGGCATACCTTTTGCCTAGACTGATTCCCCAACAGCTATCGATAGTGAACCTCTGACAGCCAAAGAATGACCTCCCCACTGATCCCCAATGGTGCCCTCCTTTAAGTACATCCACCTGAACCTAGGAACAGCAAGTGTTTCctttgctttaaggtttgcaaaatgcagAGCAGCCAGGGAGTCCAATTACTCACAtgttacaggtgagaaaactgaagcaccaatgacttgtttagggtcacatggtgtcaggtcctcctgactgcaggctcagtgttctatgtCGTGTCCTCCCCGCTCAATGTGCCCAGCCCCTTCTACTATGTCATCTTAGACCCTGCTCCGGGATcagcaaacatttttatttcaggtcttttttttttttttttttttgcttcttccatCTTCCACCACTCAGGTTTGACGACTCGTCCCTGCTCGTCATCTGTGCCAGCACCCAGGGCATTTTCTCTTATAGCTGCCATGCCCTGCCCCACCCAGCCTCATTGGTCCCTGGTTGCATTGGCTATGCCTGTCTCCCCACTGatacttttaaattttgcttttacCACAatcactcaatccctcctctctTGGCATTTACTCTGTCCACAATTATCGTTCAGGTCATATCCTGGGGGATTTTTTGCCTACTGATCTTAGAACATCTTCTCAAGGAAGTCAGTGCTCATATCAGTCACCTCTCGACTCCAACACCTGCCTGTCTACTGGGGTCTTTAAAATACATGCTGATGTCCCTTCAAATACCCCCAATTGCCCAGTCCCTCGGTCTTGTCACTCCTCCACTCCATCTTAGCCACAAATGGAGACAGTTGTGGCTTCAATGTTGCTGGATAAGTGTCGGACTGGCATGTCCTAGAACTGATTTTCCTTTAGGATATCATCTCTCTATATACCTTACTATCTGAACCTGTTCTTTGTCCTTATTGTGACTTCCTATCCTTCCCATCCCTCTGCAGTTTCCCAGGTCATAACCCCTGTTCCTCCCTTCCAAATCTCAACCTTTCAGCGAGTCATATATAATCCACTACTCTTGAACCCCATGTCTGTATCCTGTTGCTGAAAATATCTATCAATAACAACCCCAGATTACTCCAAACATCCACTTCCCCTGGTCATACACATGTGTAGCTGAACAGACCTTAAGGGCATCATGAAACCACCTTGACTAAGCCCACTGCTAAATTGTTATCGAACCTTAACTGGgctctcactgcagcaaggcaatctttCTAGTCCTCTCTAATCTACTGCCTATCCTATTCATGACAGTGgctattccaaactttctccaCTCAAATCTCCCATGGCACCCCAGGTCCCACCCTCTCAGCTCACGACTTCatctcatcctttaaaaaaaagaggttaTTCACCAAATGAGTCTTATcacatttctttgatattctatctcctcctttactcTAGTCTTGGATGAAGTGACCATTTTCTTCACCAAGACAAACTCCTGTTTGCACCCTGGAGTCCTTTCTCTCTCACTTGTTCCTAGATTGACCTTTTACTCCAATTTCTCCCTTCCTACTGGCTCTTTCCCTGCAGCTTATGAACACACCAAAGTCTCTCAGCCTTAAAAAACTCTCACCAGATCCTACTATCCCTGTTATCATCTAGATTAGCTCCTCCTCTTTGGGGCTAAAGTCCTTAATAAAGCTGTCTACCCTCAGTGTCTATTTTTACTCCCCTTTAAACTTCCTACAATGTATCTTTATTATTTAAACAAAactcctctctccaaagttaccagtgattttGTCAAATCTTAAGGCCATTTCTGAGTCCTCAACCCTTTAGACGTCTGTGTAGTATTAGCCATTTTTGAAATAACTCCTTGAAATTtacttctctctagattttcatgataATACCTCCATGGCTTATCCTATCTGACTggtccttctcagtttccttcgtTGTATTGTCACCCATTTCAAGCCTATTAACTGTGGGTTTAACCCTAGGTAAGGGGTCTGAGGCTCTTCTCTATGTATATTcttacttgatgatctcatcagttcctctGGGTTAGATTATCTATGCAAACCAATCTCAGGTTTTTATCATCAGGCCTCCTTTTGTCTTAAATGCCAGGAACACATGCACTAATGGCCTATTTGACATTCAGACTGGAGTTACTCTCTATATGCCacacctcttcctcttccaaaccTCCCCATTGCTGCTGAGGGCACCATTTTTTTCAGGTATTAAAATTCAAACCTAGatgtcatttttaaattttcactctCCCTCCATGTATTTAATGAGCTGCCAAATCCTCTTTTCTGTCTCCACATCATCTCATTCATCCTCTCTACTCATAAGGAGTTCATTCCAAGTTCAGGCACTCCTaacctctcacctagactactGCCATAGCCTCATGCCTGGTGTCTCTATCTCAAGTCCCTTCCCAGTCCAGTCCAAACTGTTACCAAAATGATTTCCTTAAAGCACTCTGATGGATTGTTCTTATCTAAGATATCAACTCCTCTGGAATACAAAACTCCTTACAACCTGCTTCTCATCCTTCCAGCCTTCTTACCCATTGTTATCCTTTATGTATCCTACAGCCCAGGCACACTaactgctgttcctcacacataaaaCTCAACCTCCCATTTGAATGTCATGCAGTGGTTGTCCCACATGCCCAGAATGCCCATCACCCATGCCTCCCCCTTATCTCAGAATCTGtgtcttccttcaggactcagctcaaaaTACTACCTTGTTCAAGAGGCCTTCACTATTCCTCATTCACCCCTATCTCTTGACCTCGCCCCACCCCAGCTGCTCATACctttctctctaaagttaccttcCAACTACTTTCTATCAGATATACAGCTATTCATCTATGTGATGTCTCCCCAAATAAAATGGAGGAACTTTATGCTTTTTTATCTCTAGTAccagcacagtatctggcatattgaaaattcttaataaatccttactAATTGAGTACGTTCGTATAGTTGCTTTCCAGTGTGAACTCCCTAAAGAGGGCTGAGGGTTCTGCTTCAGCTAAAAGTCTTTTAATATTCATAAGGATCCTCTAGGATatgaattgggggaaggggatgggcaATGGGGATAGTTCTGGAAGAACCTCCCAGTCATTCCTTTCATAAGGAATTCCATTATCAATTCCCTGCTGCACACTAACTTGCGAGCAAGGGAATGTCTCATATCTATGAGATTTCAATGGTTTCACTCCAGCATGAACTGATTGAggtttttaataaactttgtgcTTCAGTGGAGAATGTGCCAACCTTCTTTCCACTTATAAGGCTGTTCCCCACTACGAGTTCTCTGATCTTCAGTAAAGTCTGATCCATAATGGAGGTATTTCTCCCAATCGTGACATTTCTATGTTGTCTTcccagtatgaattttctgatggaGAGTAAGGTTTCTGTTTGAGCTAAAGGTCTTTCCACATTCAatacattcatatggtttctcaccagtgtgaattctctggtggAAGGTAAGATTTCTACGCCGATTGAAGgacttcccacattcattacatttatatggtttttctccagtatgaattctctgatgctgagTAAGGTATGAACTCTTtcggaaggccttcccacattcatgacattcatatggtttctctccagtatgaattctctgatgtacattACGTTGTGAACCCAGGCGAAATGCCttcccacactcattacattcatatggtttctctccagtatgaattctctgatgtagaaTAAGATGTGAGCTCTGGCGGAAGACATTTccacattccttacattcataaggtttttctccagtatgaatcctctgaTGTTGAGAGAGGTCTGAGCTCTGGcggaaagctttcccacattgattacattcaaaaggtctctctccagtgtgaattctccaATGGAGAGTAAGGTTTTTGCTCCGCCTGAAGGCcctcccacattcactacatttataaggcttctctccagtgtgaactCTCTGATGTAGAGTAAGGTCTGAGCTCTCAcggaaagcctttccacattcattacattcaaaaggtttttctccagtatgaattcttatGTGTATATTAAGTTTTGCTTTCTGGCGGAAGACTTTCCCGCATTCATTGCATTTATAACGCTTTTCTCCAGTGTGCATTCTCTGATGTACATCAAGTTGTGAGTTCAGGAAAAATGCTTTACTACACTGCTTACATTTGCAAGGTATCTCTGTAGCATGAACTAACTGATGTTCAGGATGATTTGTGCTTGGCAAGAGTaccttttcatattcattaactTCAAAAGGTTGCTCTGCAGTCTGAACTGACTGACGTTCAATAAGCTCTGAACTCTTACCGAACGTCTTCCCACACGCGTTAGATTTATAAGGTTGCCATCCAGTGTGAATTCTTTGGAGCTGTGTAAGCTGAGAGCTCAGGAATAAAGTGCTACATTCATTGAGTTCATGAGTTTTCCCTGCAGAATGTATTACACAATTCTCAGTAAGGTCTGAATCATAACTAAAAGAATCTTTAAATTCATTATACTTAGAAAATACCTGTTTAACACAGATTTGGTTATAATTCCTGATGTCTGAATACAGGCTAAAGCTCTTCTGAGCCATGTCACATTGATGTAGATTGCTTCCTATACTTACACTCTGATGTGGAAAAATGATTGGTCCTAGACTGAAGTGTTTGCCATATTTATTGTATTCACGCCTCTGTACTTCATGGGGAAGTTTGTTCTGGATGAATTTTGTTTGCTGAAGAGATTTCCCCTCATTTCTCTTATGCCTTTCTGACACGGCATCAAAAGTGAAGGCCTTTCTCAATTGGAAGGCAGTAACATCATCCCTCCGGAGCCTTTCCTGGAAGGAATTTTTCCTGGAGAACTCGAGCTTTAGAGATGAAGCCATGGTTTCAAGTCTAGCCTCCCaatctgaaaaacaaacaaacagtaacaaaatatatatatatatatgtacacacacacgtatacatatgcatataatttccagttctttatgccttttgatctttaaaaaatgattaacaaCTTGATAACCATCAATAAACCTTATATTTCCATATGTATAGAAGACAGCAAAAAGAAATTGTGAATGTCTATTATGTGCACCTTATGGTTTCTTCAAGTAGGGACTAGGGTGCTAGGGTCTGTACCTATTATTTCAATGGCAGAAGGAAgccccaggtgaggaaactcctcctAAATCAAGCTAGCACCATCTTTGTGACCTAtgatcttagagagctgcctgaggAACTAAGAGGCAAAGCAAATTATCCAGGGTCATGTGGCCAATAAGGATGAGGGGCAGGAGATGATCCATTTTCTTGACTATGAGCCCGGCCCTCTAGCCACTCTCCTACCACATTAGTACCAACAACGTCTAGCTTGTCTGTGTCTGCTTCTGGACTTCCCTTTGCTCacttatatttttacatttttcactGGTGTTCTCTTCTAGTTTTTACCATCACTATCATCCCTCTACTTTTCACACAGCTTTCAactccagtttaaaaaaaaaacaaacccttctttgtaacaaatatctGCAGTCATAAAAACAAATCCAACACTGGCCATGACTGAAAATACATGTTTCACATGTCATGTCTTGGCCAAGAGAGGGGAAGCAGGATCTGTGGAGCTTGGTGGAAGGAAGGGACCTCGGCAGCTTTCTGTCCAGTCCAGACATGGAAGGGCCTCTCCCACAATAGACCTGAAAAGAGTCTCTGCATGAAGGCCTCCCGGGAAGACCCGAACACCTTTCAGGGGCTCAGTCCACTTCCAGATAGCTCTAACGTTGAGGATGTTTGTTCTTCCAcccactgctcctggttctgccctcttgAGCCAAACAAAATCAGCCTGGTAACGAGTTCAAAGGCAGCGATTCTTCTTCAACTCAGGCCTTTGACAGATTCCCCTGTCTCAGATttaaggcccttcaccatcctacTTGCTATCTCCTGGACACTTCAGCTCATCAGCGTAATTTTTGAACCATGCCATTCAAAACTTGGATGAATTCTAAATACAGCCAActtccagcacttggcacagtacctggcctgTAACTAGGcctgtaataaatgcttgttgagttgtcCCTGGAAGCTCTACCCCTCTTTATGCTTCCCACTAATAACTTAGCTTTTGTTTGCTACCTGACATTCTGAGACTCGAAGCCCATTCAAATGCCCAAATCCCTTTCAGAAGAGCTACTGCCCACATAGGCCTCCTGCAACATATACTTCTGACATAGATATTCTGTAACCGTGTGCAAGACTTTACAATATTTCTATTCAATCCCATCTCATTAGATTCTGCCCAACACTCAAGGTTGCAGAACTTGCGTTctcaaggctgcatgtg harbors:
- the LOC140502741 gene encoding uncharacterized protein isoform X1 produces the protein MAPVYQGSVTFGDVAVDFSQDEWGHLDPAQKELYREVMLENYGHLVCLGLAVSKPHVIKQLERREAPWMPGGDVPSSCGPDWEARLETMASSLKLEFSRKNSFQERLRRDDVTAFQLRKAFTFDAVSERHKRNEGKSLQQTKFIQNKLPHEVQRREYNKYGKHFSLGPIIFPHQSVSIGSNLHQCDMAQKSFSLYSDIRNYNQICVKQVFSKYNEFKDSFSYDSDLTENCVIHSAGKTHELNECSTLFLSSQLTQLQRIHTGWQPYKSNACGKTFGKSSELIERQSVQTAEQPFEVNEYEKVLLPSTNHPEHQLVHATEIPCKCKQCSKAFFLNSQLDVHQRMHTGEKRYKCNECGKVFRQKAKLNIHIRIHTGEKPFECNECGKAFRESSDLTLHQRVHTGEKPYKCSECGRAFRRSKNLTLHWRIHTGERPFECNQCGKAFRQSSDLSQHQRIHTGEKPYECKECGNVFRQSSHLILHQRIHTGEKPYECNECGKAFRLGSQRNVHQRIHTGEKPYECHECGKAFRKSSYLTQHQRIHTGEKPYKCNECGKSFNRRRNLTFHQRIHTGEKPYECIECGKTFSSNRNLTLHQKIHTGKTT
- the LOC140502741 gene encoding uncharacterized protein isoform X2 — its product is MPGGDVPSSCGPDWEARLETMASSLKLEFSRKNSFQERLRRDDVTAFQLRKAFTFDAVSERHKRNEGKSLQQTKFIQNKLPHEVQRREYNKYGKHFSLGPIIFPHQSVSIGSNLHQCDMAQKSFSLYSDIRNYNQICVKQVFSKYNEFKDSFSYDSDLTENCVIHSAGKTHELNECSTLFLSSQLTQLQRIHTGWQPYKSNACGKTFGKSSELIERQSVQTAEQPFEVNEYEKVLLPSTNHPEHQLVHATEIPCKCKQCSKAFFLNSQLDVHQRMHTGEKRYKCNECGKVFRQKAKLNIHIRIHTGEKPFECNECGKAFRESSDLTLHQRVHTGEKPYKCSECGRAFRRSKNLTLHWRIHTGERPFECNQCGKAFRQSSDLSQHQRIHTGEKPYECKECGNVFRQSSHLILHQRIHTGEKPYECNECGKAFRLGSQRNVHQRIHTGEKPYECHECGKAFRKSSYLTQHQRIHTGEKPYKCNECGKSFNRRRNLTFHQRIHTGEKPYECIECGKTFSSNRNLTLHQKIHTGKTT